A single window of Castor canadensis chromosome 3, mCasCan1.hap1v2, whole genome shotgun sequence DNA harbors:
- the Cdkn3 gene encoding cyclin-dependent kinase inhibitor 3 isoform X1, which translates to MKPPVSIQASEFDSSDEEPIEDEQTPIQISWLPLSRVNCSQFLGLCALPGCKFKDVRRNIQKDTEELKSYGIQDIFVFCTRGELSKYRVPNLLDLYQQCGISTHHHPIPDGGTPDIASCCEIMEELAICLKNNRKTLIHCYGGLGRSCLVAACLLLYLSDTVSPQQAIDSLRDVRGSGAIQTIKQYNYLHEFRDKLASYLSSRDSLSRSVSR; encoded by the exons ATGAAGCCG CCTGTTTCAATACAAGCCAGTGAATTTGACTCCTCAGACGAAGAGCCTATTGAAGATGAGCAGACTCCAATTCAGATCTCCTG GCTCCCTCTGTCACGAGTGAACTGCTCTCAGTTTCTAGGTTTATGTGCTCTTCCAG GTTGTAAATTTAAAGATGTTAGAAGAAATATTCAAAAAGACACAG AAGAACTAAAGAGCTATGGTATACAAGACATATTTGTTTTCTGCACCAGAGGGGAGCTGTCAAAATACAGAGTCCCAAACCTTTTGGACCTCTACCAGCAGTGTGGAATTAGCACTCATCATCATCCGATCCCAGATGGAGGGACTCCTGACATAGCCAGCTGCTGTGAAATAATGGAGGAGCTTGCAATCTGTCTCAAGAATAACCGGAAAACCTTAATACA CTGTTATGGAGGACTTGGGAGATCTTGTCTTG TAGCCGCTTGTCTCCTCCTATACCTTTCGGACACAGTATCACCACAGCAAGCCATAGACAGCCTGCGAGATGTGAGAGGATCTGGGGCCATACAGACCATAAAA CAATATAATTATCTTCATGAGTTCCGAGACAAACTAGCTTCCTATCTATCATCAAGAGATTCACTGTCAAGATCTGTGTCAAGATAA
- the Cdkn3 gene encoding cyclin-dependent kinase inhibitor 3 isoform X3, whose product MKPPVSIQASEFDSSDEEPIEDEQTPIQISWLPLSRVNCSQFLGLCALPGCKFKDVRRNIQKDTEELKSYGIQDIFVFCTRGELSKYRVPNLLDLYQQCGISTHHHPIPDGGTPDIASCCEIMEELAICLKNNRKTLIHCYGGLGRSCLAACLLLYLSDTVSPQQAIDSLRDVRGSGAIQTIKQYNYLHEFRDKLASYLSSRDSLSRSVSR is encoded by the exons ATGAAGCCG CCTGTTTCAATACAAGCCAGTGAATTTGACTCCTCAGACGAAGAGCCTATTGAAGATGAGCAGACTCCAATTCAGATCTCCTG GCTCCCTCTGTCACGAGTGAACTGCTCTCAGTTTCTAGGTTTATGTGCTCTTCCAG GTTGTAAATTTAAAGATGTTAGAAGAAATATTCAAAAAGACACAG AAGAACTAAAGAGCTATGGTATACAAGACATATTTGTTTTCTGCACCAGAGGGGAGCTGTCAAAATACAGAGTCCCAAACCTTTTGGACCTCTACCAGCAGTGTGGAATTAGCACTCATCATCATCCGATCCCAGATGGAGGGACTCCTGACATAGCCAGCTGCTGTGAAATAATGGAGGAGCTTGCAATCTGTCTCAAGAATAACCGGAAAACCTTAATACA CTGTTATGGAGGACTTGGGAGATCTTGTCTTG CCGCTTGTCTCCTCCTATACCTTTCGGACACAGTATCACCACAGCAAGCCATAGACAGCCTGCGAGATGTGAGAGGATCTGGGGCCATACAGACCATAAAA CAATATAATTATCTTCATGAGTTCCGAGACAAACTAGCTTCCTATCTATCATCAAGAGATTCACTGTCAAGATCTGTGTCAAGATAA
- the Cdkn3 gene encoding cyclin-dependent kinase inhibitor 3 isoform X5, producing the protein MKPPVSIQASEFDSSDEEPIEDEQTPIQISWLPLSRVNCSQFLGLCALPGCKFKDVRRNIQKDTEELKSYGIQDIFVFCTRGELSKYRVPNLLDLYQQCGISTHHHPIPDGGTPDIASCCEIMEELAICLKNNRKTLIHSRLSPPIPFGHSITTASHRQPARCERIWGHTDHKTI; encoded by the exons ATGAAGCCG CCTGTTTCAATACAAGCCAGTGAATTTGACTCCTCAGACGAAGAGCCTATTGAAGATGAGCAGACTCCAATTCAGATCTCCTG GCTCCCTCTGTCACGAGTGAACTGCTCTCAGTTTCTAGGTTTATGTGCTCTTCCAG GTTGTAAATTTAAAGATGTTAGAAGAAATATTCAAAAAGACACAG AAGAACTAAAGAGCTATGGTATACAAGACATATTTGTTTTCTGCACCAGAGGGGAGCTGTCAAAATACAGAGTCCCAAACCTTTTGGACCTCTACCAGCAGTGTGGAATTAGCACTCATCATCATCCGATCCCAGATGGAGGGACTCCTGACATAGCCAGCTGCTGTGAAATAATGGAGGAGCTTGCAATCTGTCTCAAGAATAACCGGAAAACCTTAATACA TAGCCGCTTGTCTCCTCCTATACCTTTCGGACACAGTATCACCACAGCAAGCCATAGACAGCCTGCGAGATGTGAGAGGATCTGGGGCCATACAGACCATAAAA CAATATAA
- the Cdkn3 gene encoding cyclin-dependent kinase inhibitor 3 isoform X2 encodes MKPPVSIQASEFDSSDEEPIEDEQTPIQISWLPLSRVNCSQFLGLCALPGCKFKDVRRNIQKDTEELKSYGIQDIFVFCTRGELSKYRVPNLLDLYQQCGISTHHHPIPDGGTPDIASCCEIMEELAICLKNNRKTLIHSRLSPPIPFGHSITTASHRQPARCERIWGHTDHKRSTPAQFLSESVLGMDPFPLEWDAYYKLGSFFVLFLVHF; translated from the exons ATGAAGCCG CCTGTTTCAATACAAGCCAGTGAATTTGACTCCTCAGACGAAGAGCCTATTGAAGATGAGCAGACTCCAATTCAGATCTCCTG GCTCCCTCTGTCACGAGTGAACTGCTCTCAGTTTCTAGGTTTATGTGCTCTTCCAG GTTGTAAATTTAAAGATGTTAGAAGAAATATTCAAAAAGACACAG AAGAACTAAAGAGCTATGGTATACAAGACATATTTGTTTTCTGCACCAGAGGGGAGCTGTCAAAATACAGAGTCCCAAACCTTTTGGACCTCTACCAGCAGTGTGGAATTAGCACTCATCATCATCCGATCCCAGATGGAGGGACTCCTGACATAGCCAGCTGCTGTGAAATAATGGAGGAGCTTGCAATCTGTCTCAAGAATAACCGGAAAACCTTAATACA TAGCCGCTTGTCTCCTCCTATACCTTTCGGACACAGTATCACCACAGCAAGCCATAGACAGCCTGCGAGATGTGAGAGGATCTGGGGCCATACAGACCATAAAA GATCTACTCCTGCTCAGTTTTTGTCCGAATCGGTTCTAGGAATGGATCCTTTTCCCTTGGAATGGGATGCTTACTATAAACttggtagtttttttgttttgtttttggtacatTTCTGA
- the Cdkn3 gene encoding cyclin-dependent kinase inhibitor 3 isoform X4 produces the protein MKPPVSIQASEFDSSDEEPIEDEQTPIQISWLPLSRVNCSQFLGLCALPGCKFKDVRRNIQKDTEELKSYGIQDIFVFCTRGELSKYRVPNLLDLYQQCGISTHHHPIPDGGTPDIASCCEIMEELAICLKNNRKTLIHCYGGLGRSCLVAACLLLYLSDTVSPQQAIDSLRDVRGSGAIQTIKDLLLLSFCPNRF, from the exons ATGAAGCCG CCTGTTTCAATACAAGCCAGTGAATTTGACTCCTCAGACGAAGAGCCTATTGAAGATGAGCAGACTCCAATTCAGATCTCCTG GCTCCCTCTGTCACGAGTGAACTGCTCTCAGTTTCTAGGTTTATGTGCTCTTCCAG GTTGTAAATTTAAAGATGTTAGAAGAAATATTCAAAAAGACACAG AAGAACTAAAGAGCTATGGTATACAAGACATATTTGTTTTCTGCACCAGAGGGGAGCTGTCAAAATACAGAGTCCCAAACCTTTTGGACCTCTACCAGCAGTGTGGAATTAGCACTCATCATCATCCGATCCCAGATGGAGGGACTCCTGACATAGCCAGCTGCTGTGAAATAATGGAGGAGCTTGCAATCTGTCTCAAGAATAACCGGAAAACCTTAATACA CTGTTATGGAGGACTTGGGAGATCTTGTCTTG TAGCCGCTTGTCTCCTCCTATACCTTTCGGACACAGTATCACCACAGCAAGCCATAGACAGCCTGCGAGATGTGAGAGGATCTGGGGCCATACAGACCATAAAA GATCTACTCCTGCTCAGTTTTTGTCCGAATCGGTTCTAG
- the Cnih1 gene encoding protein cornichon homolog 1 isoform X1, producing the protein MAFTFAAFCYMLALLLTAALIFFAIWHIIAFDELKTDYKNPIDQCNTLNPTVEKVKKIKRVKIALKLVLPEYLIHAFFCVMFLCAAEWLTLGLNMPLLAYHIWRYMSRPVMSGPGLYDPTTIMNADILAYCQKEGWCKLAFYLLAFFYYLYGMIYVLVSS; encoded by the exons ATGGCGTTTACGTTCGCGGCCTTCTGCTACATGCTGGCGCTGCTGCTCACCGCTGCGCTCATCTTCTTCGCCATTTGGCAC attataGCATTTGATGAGCTGAAGACTGATTACAAGAATCCTATAGACCAGTGTAATACCCTGAATCCT ACAGTTGAAAAGGTCAAAAAGATTAAAAGAGTCAAAATTGCACTAAAG CTTGTACTTCCAGAGTACCTCATCCATGCTTTCTTCTGTGTCATGTTTCTTTGTGCAGCAGAATGGCTTACACTGGGCCTCAATATGCCCCTCTTGGCATATCATATTTGGAG GTATATGAGTAGACCGGTGATGAGTGGACCAGGACTCTATGACCCTACTACCATCATGAATGCAGATATTTTAGCATACTGTCAGAAAGAAGGATGGTGCAAATTAGCTTTTTACCTTCTAGCATTTTTTTACTACCTATATgg cATGATCTATGTTTTGGTGAGCTCTTAG
- the Cnih1 gene encoding protein cornichon homolog 1 isoform X2, which yields MAFTFAAFCYMLALLLTAALIFFAIWHIIAFDELKTDYKNPIDQCNTLNPLVLPEYLIHAFFCVMFLCAAEWLTLGLNMPLLAYHIWRYMSRPVMSGPGLYDPTTIMNADILAYCQKEGWCKLAFYLLAFFYYLYGMIYVLVSS from the exons ATGGCGTTTACGTTCGCGGCCTTCTGCTACATGCTGGCGCTGCTGCTCACCGCTGCGCTCATCTTCTTCGCCATTTGGCAC attataGCATTTGATGAGCTGAAGACTGATTACAAGAATCCTATAGACCAGTGTAATACCCTGAATCCT CTTGTACTTCCAGAGTACCTCATCCATGCTTTCTTCTGTGTCATGTTTCTTTGTGCAGCAGAATGGCTTACACTGGGCCTCAATATGCCCCTCTTGGCATATCATATTTGGAG GTATATGAGTAGACCGGTGATGAGTGGACCAGGACTCTATGACCCTACTACCATCATGAATGCAGATATTTTAGCATACTGTCAGAAAGAAGGATGGTGCAAATTAGCTTTTTACCTTCTAGCATTTTTTTACTACCTATATgg cATGATCTATGTTTTGGTGAGCTCTTAG